A genomic segment from Dermacentor silvarum isolate Dsil-2018 chromosome 11, BIME_Dsil_1.4, whole genome shotgun sequence encodes:
- the LOC119433214 gene encoding mucin-19-like: protein MACAELFMMALLAAVKKHNMTQEPIVMWLGNSSSPPRLIPWSSVNKSPGGGHGKQPKPRLGVSPEDLAKPLRNSSEHTQTPLAALRSHSRQPHSKKPGGTRKKKKGGGLHGPRKKKNGKKKFRKGARNPHGGRGRSKHKGRKKAGGAKKPPRGKKQTTSSSQTKKKSTRRRDSSASPEGSPPTKTTRARQHHHPHSPGGGQRSQSGKPATKPGDVERDKTGASFKKTSITWTSTSLKREGTRATGSLKPESSTSGASVRLAKAATLKPKDGKEHSTLSTRGTGPPSGRRHHSTTKSKELLGDHGSRKSEEQGRPPATPHRGMLPKTQSSSPDKTAATNSAADKLGRKQGIEQAAGHSSQGTTKEPSAVTPSSKAGSSKPNVAASQAPAQMRGGKNSNGNASKPAEPSGTSSAGGSTQSSKTSAAKTGLSSSPAGKTGSGLTKRPRDSKFGASAAAATVSKARPPESRESRQVTRRHSLQTTSQGSGKQGVTTQDAPPHKKKQQELHGRHHQRHNHPGSTRQPTRRPDVTSLLTALRRLEQATKASERATANKAAQTKRPEAKDAQKLSTSPQAARLANSASLVFTVANDTRKSTGSVHQ, encoded by the exons ATGGCGTGCGCGGAGCTGTTCATGATGGCCCTCCTGG CGGCCGTGAAAAAACACAACATGACCCAGGAGCCGATAGTGATGTGGCTCGGCAACTCCTCTTCTCCGCCGCGCCTGATCCCTTGGTCGAGCGTCAACAAATCGCCCGGCGGCGGACACGGCAAGCAACCAAAACCCCGCCTGGGTGTGAGTCCCGAGGACCTAGCGAAGCCACTTCGGAACTCCAGCGAACACACTCAGACGCCGCTGGCGGCGTTGCGGTCGCATTCTCGGCAACCACACAGCAAAAAGCCCGGCGGTAcgcgcaagaagaaaaaaggcgGAGGCCTCCACGGTccacgaaagaaaaagaacggaAAGAAAAAGTTTAGAAAAGGCGCAAGGAATCCTCATGGCGGCAGGGGACGCTCGAAACACAAGGGACGAAAAAAAGCAGGCGGCGCGAAGAAACCACCACGcggaaagaagcagacgacaagcagttCGCAGACGAAGAAAAAAAGTACGCGTAGGCGAGATTCTTCTGCATCACCAGAAGGAAGTCCTCCTACAAAGACAACGCGAGCACGTCAACATCATCATCCCCACAGTCCCGGAGGGGGACAGCGCAGCCAATCCGGAAAGCCCGCGACCAAACCGGGTGACGTGGAACGAGATAAGACTGGCGCGAGTTTCAAGAAGACGTCGATAACGTGGACGTCGACGTCGTTGAAACGCGAAGGCACCCGCGCTACTGGTAGCCTTAAACCGGAGTCTAGCACTTCTGGAGCGAGCGTCCGGCTAGCAAAAGCGGCGACGCTGAAACCGAAAGACGGGAAGGAACATTCGACGCTCTCAACTCGCGGAACGGGACCGCCAAGCGGTCGAAGACATCATAGCACCACGAAATCGAAAGAGTTGCTCGGTGACCACGGTAGTAGGAAGTCCGAGGAGCAAGGACGACCGCCAGCAACGCCTCACCGCGGGATGCTGCCCAAGACGCAGTCAAGCTCGCCGGACAAGACAGCAGCGACAAACAGCGCAGCAGACAAGCTCGGTCGGAAACAGGGTATTGAGCAAGCGGCAGGACACAGCAGCCAAGGAACGACTAAGGAACCGTCGGCTGTTACGCCAAGTTCGAAAGCCGGGTCTTCTAAGCCAAATGTCGCGGCGAGCCAAGCGCCCGCTCAAATGCGCGGCGGCAAGAATTCGAACGGCAACGCCAGTAAGCCCGCGGAACCTTCTGGAACGTCATCAGCTGGGGGATCTACTCAAAGTTCGAAAACTTCTGCGGCCAAGACTGGCTTGAGCAGCTCGCCTGCGGGAAAGACTGGATCCGGACTCACAAAGCGCCCGCGTGACAGTAAGTTCGGTGCATCAGCTGCAGCTGCGACAGTTTCGAAAGCGCGACCACCTGAGTCTAGGGAGTCGAGACAGGTCACGAGAAGGCACAGTCTCCAAACGACATCGCAAGGCAGCGGTAAACAAGGGGTTACCACCCAAGACGCGCCGCCTCATAAGAAGAAGCAGCAGGAACTCCATGGGCGTCATCACCAACGTCACAATCATCCCGGTAGCACCCGCCAACCAACGCGTCGCCCGGACGTGACGTCACTCTTGACGGCGCTACGTCGACTCGAGCAGGCGACGAAGGCTAGCGAAAGGGCAACGGCAAACAAGGCAGCGCAGACGAAGCGCCCGGAAGCAAAAGATGCTCAAAAGCTTTCAACATCACCGCAAGCGGCGCGGCTGGCCAACAGCGCGAGTCTAGTCTTCACTGTTGCCAACGATACGCGTAAAAGCACCGGAAGCGTCCACCAGTAA